The sequence taattacggagaaaggattttatagaatagcatgtcatatcacttaatccggcatagccaaagacacatcCCATCACACACATATATTTATACTCCGAATtccaacattgctcgtcctaatgtttctatatttcttaattccatttttttacttttagatctgtgtctattgttgtgaattgttagataccacTGCACTGCtgtagctaggaacacaagcattacgctacacctgcaataacatccgCTCATTATATGTTTACGGcctataaaatttgatttgataaagacATTAAAACTCCAAAATGTTTACAGCGTAAGACATTTAAATTGTCTAACAAATATGTGACTTCATCTATAATTTATCCTCATGCACCAGTCTGCCACATAGCCAGCAGTTCAACACAGCTACAACATAATCTATTAACATCATAGTGATCAGAATAGCAGCCTTACCTTGGTCTGTACATTTAGCTGGTTCCTCCTCTTGGGGACAACAGTGCTGTACGTCACATCATCACCATTGGCAGCAAATGGGTCCTGCACAAGTTTATTTCTTCAGAACAGTTCAGAAAACTACTAATACAAAATACTATTTTACTtagaacatatatatttttttacctttaagtATGTGTATTTTACTGTATTTAAGCTTGGACTATCCTTTTTCAATTGGATTAGTTCAAAAATAGCTGGAGTAGTACTTTAACCAGTGACTGTTCTACACATCCTATTATTAGCTCTACACTGAAAACCACTTTGACAAACTGACATCACACTGTCTCAACAGTCCTGGGTATGTAACATTGACTGTAAATATAGAGATAACATGTTTAAATTGTACAGTTACAATGGACATGAAGCTGTAGCTGAAGAGCTAATGTGTGATTTAAGTCCATCTGATGTCCATGTCCTGCATTTTTCACAGACAGTGTCTTACACACAAGGCCTTGAGTCAGATGAGAGGAACATGAGTGTAGCCTACCCCTGAGGTGTTTGTTGTCTGGTCCATGGCCTTATTGTCCTCTGGAAGAAAGACAGATGCAGTATTAGAGACCTCAGATATACTTGAATAATACTGAATACATTCATCATAGAGTAATACTTTTGAGTCTCCTCCACTTATGTCAAGATACATTGGTTATAACATATGCTAATACAGTTGTCTTTTAGGAAAATATTTACTGTCTCCTGAAAATATCTCCAAAATCAAACTTATCACTTTTTCATTATAGTAATTATAGAATGAATACTTACTATACTTTCTCCACATCTTCCATGTGACTAGGACACCAgccatcaccaccaccaacatGCCCAGAGGAATCAGTAGGACTTTTAGATGTATGGAACTGATGGTGAGAGAACGTTTATTTTAAAATACAGCCCATAAAACTTCAAAGATAAATAGATTAGAACAAAATTATATGATGTTTTTTCTACTGCTAAGAGAAAATGGAAACATTTATTCAGCTCTTCACACCTTTTACGTGTGAAACTTGACCATCCAATAATAGAATGCTGCTACTTCTACAACCACAGAGGTATGATGAAGTGGTAAATGTCTCTAACAGTGTCTTGGCCTATACGCTGTGTGAAAACGTTTAAGGAGGGTCTTTTTGTGACCTAAACGCTAATGTCAAAACCAGAAAATGTTAACTTTCTTCCTATTTCTATTGTCATCAATAGTGTGAAATACAGCTGAATGAGTGATAATTACCTCATGGAGTCCTTCTCCTTGCCCCCCTCAGGTCCTTGGACTGTGTTGTCAGTCTGAACAGGCTCAGCAGCTGGAGAGAAAGATGATTGTTCAGTGGTTGGAGCTTGAGTTGCTGTGAGGTAACAACAACAATGGTATTATGACTGGTGTACCAGAGAGACACAGGGTAGACTGAACTGGTACAAGACATTGTGGATAATCTATGACCTTCTTGTCCAGCTTATTTAATTTACCCCAACATGTGGATTTTAACTTAGTATTAGCACTGTTGAGTTCAAACCAATGTTAGGACTGCTAAGTACTCAAAGGCTTTTAATCAGGTTACAGTCCAATCTGTTTTAGATGATCAGCCAGCAAGACTGGATAAAACCAGGTTAACACTTAATTCTACAGTATCTTATTGCTCTCTACTCACTGGTCATAGTGGTGGTACTTTGTGTGGTGGTTTGTCGTCTGACAGTGATATGAACAGGCATCATAAGGTCTCCCACTCCACACATGTACCAGccagtgttctccatcttcagTCCACTCATAGTCACCGTTAAGGCGTTTCCTCTGGGGGCATCAGTGGTCTGATGTAGGGTCACTGATGTTCCATCTAGAGTCCCAGAATCCCCCCCCACACAGGAGCCACTACTGCCACCAATCCTGCACCACCCCTTCCTATTTCCAGTGTTACTATAGTAACAATTTACAATGACACTCCCTCTTTCAACTCCTGTCACCTCCTGTTGGTCCACATAGAGTTCTGGAGTACCTGAACACAGAGGTACAGACACCAAAGAAGGTCCTGAGTGATCAAGTGTTTTTTGTAACAATTGACCACAAATATCATAATGATGATAtgatggatagagaacagaaagTAGACATATGCCAACAGTCCTCATTTCAACTTGAACAATAATAGTGATATCAGTAAATAAAACCAGAACACCAATCATATGGAAGAGTTGCAGGGATCTTACCTGGTATTACAGATAGGTGGAACCATTCTACCCTGACATATTGTCCACCATTGACATCCACAGCACAATAGTAACGTCCAGAGTCCTCTGGCTCCAGATCAGTCATGGTCACGGTCATGGTTAGCTGGTTGATGTCATCAGAGATTGAGGCCTTATCTGTGCCCTTAGGAGGTTTAGCGTTTACAACAAGGGAGCAACTATCAAAACGATctcctttacataagtatttaaaaTGTTTGATATAATAATGATGATAGGAACATGGGATGGTGATGGAGTCTCCTGTCTTCACAGACACACGATAAGCACCTGAAGACACAACAACAGAAAACACAGATTAGAATTCAAGCAAATTCCCACAGCAGAAACAAAtaatttcatctggagagagacaaGCTACTGCTCCTGTCTTCAGAGTTTCAGCATGTGTCCAGTCCCAGTACCTGACCTCAACTTCAGCActtcatagaaacatgttaccCTTTCATTTTTATTggagcagctccgggataaggggcagcagctccgggataaggggcagcagctccgggataaggggcagcagctccgggataaggggcagcagctccgggataaggggcagcagctccggactgagtggcagctcatgactgtagggcagctcatgactgtagggcagctcatgactgtagggcagctcatgactgtagggcagctcatgactgtagggcagctcatgactgtagggcagttcatgaccgtagggcagctcatgactgtctggcgtctctggcagctcctgactggctggcgtctctggcagctcctgactggctggcgtctctggccgctcctgactggctggcgtctctggccgctcctgactggctggcgtctctggcggctcctgactggctggcggctctggcggctcctgactgacggacggctctagcggctcctgactgacgggcggctctaacggctcgggacagacgggcggctctaatggctcgggacagacgggcggctcagatggcgttgggcagacagatggctcagacggcgttgggcagacagatggctcagacggcgttgggcagacagatggctcagacggcgttgggcagacagatggctcagacggcgttgggcagacagatggctcagacggcgttgggcagacagatggctcagacggcgttgggcagacagatggctcagacggcgttgggcagacagatggctcagacggcgttgggcagccgggcagttcaggcaccgctaggcagacgggcagttcaggcaccgctgggcagacggcagactctggccggctgagacgcacaataggcctgatgcgtggtgccggaactggaggtaccgggctgagggcacgcacctcagggcgagtgcggggaggaggaacagggctctggagatgcactggaagcctggtgcgtggtgtaggcactggtggtactgggctggggcgggaaggtggcgccggatatgccggaccgtgaaggacacgcgctcttgagcaccgagcctctccaaccttaccaggttgaatggtccccgtagccctgccagtgcggcgaggtggaatagcccgcactgggctatgcaggcgaaccggggacaccacctgtaaggctggtgccatgtacgccggcccgaggagacgtactggaggccagatacgttgggccggcttcatgacatccggctcgatgcccaacctagccctcccagtgcggcaaggtggaatagcccgcactgggctaagcacgcgtactggggacaccgtgcgctttaccgcataacacggtgtctgaccagtacgacgccctctcactccacggtaagcccggggagttggctcaggtaaccaacccggcttcgccacactcccctttagcccccccccccaagaaatttttgggtgagcctctcgggcttccagcctctcttacgtgctgcctcctcataccagcgctcctgggctgtggctgcctccttctcctcccgagagcggcgattctctcccaccttagcccagggtccttctccgttgagtatttgctcccatgtccattcctcttctctccattgctttggttcttgccgtccttctccaatccgcttggtcctggtttggtgggtgtttctgtaacggctgtcaatgtcgttctcctcctcagacgaggaggagcatggatcggaccaagatgcggagtaggaggtattcatgattttaatggcaaaccaacaaacactacaaataaacaaaacaacaaacgtgactaacctgcaacagtcctgtgtggcccaaacgctaacacaggaaacaaacacccacaaaacaccagtgaaaccctggctgccttagtatgactctcaatcagagacaaacgatacacacctgtctctaattgagaatcataccaggccgaacacaaaacccaacatagaaatagaaaacatagactgcccacccaacactcacgccctgaccaataaagacatacaaaacaagagaaaacaggtcaggaacgtgacacatacaccttagccaaatacatttaaactcagtaaaCAATACCtgccatttaatcctagtaaaacttccctgtcttaggtcagttaggatcaccactttattttaagaatgtgaaatgtcagaataatagtagagagagtgatttatttcagcttttatttctttcatcacattcccagtgggtcagaagtttacatacactcaattagtatatggtagcattgcctttaaattgtttaacttgggtcaaatgttttgggtagccttccacaagcttcccacaataaattgggtgaattttggcccattcctcctgacagagctggtgcaactgagtcaggtttgtaggcctccttgctcaaacacgctttttcagttctgcccacaaattttctataggattgaggtcagggctgtgtgatggccacgccaataccttgacttcattgtccttgagccattttgccacaactttgctaTGGATGCTTTGGCAAGTTTGTGGGTGTACTatttttagatttcagtgcagcatttgatttagtggatcatgaaataattttgacaaaattaatgcattatggttttaaggaggtagcattgaattgggtacagtcatatctaactgacaggaaacagtccatctatatcaatggttcattttcttcccctcgtgtgttaaactgtggaataccacagggcagctgccttgggccacttctttatttaatatataccaacgaccttccctatgccttagttgaaactcaagctactatatttgcagatgatactacaatttatgcagcaagacaatcggttcaacaggtacagcaggctttacaaggagatttggagaatatcaggcagtgggtttgccaaaacaaacttgttttaaacaccaagaaaaccaaagttatgttggtctgttcaactaggaaaaggccaaaacagcat is a genomic window of Salvelinus alpinus chromosome 18, SLU_Salpinus.1, whole genome shotgun sequence containing:
- the LOC139543460 gene encoding uncharacterized protein; its protein translation is MPRVDELIDRLGKARYISTLDLTKGYCHGWEEHLTCLQVVLDALRQAGLTANPNKCKLVFEEVEYLWYLIRRGNVKPQGRKVHTMDACDTGLRAVLSQVHDGEEHPIMSEVKHGNADVLSRRETYVALMTVPSPTELGGAYSRLSGAYRVSVKTGDSITIPCSYHHYYIKHFKYLCKGDRFDSCSLVVNAKPPKGTDKASISDDINQLTMTVTMTDLEPEDSGRYYCAVDVNGGQYVRVEWFHLSVIPGTPELYVDQQEVTGVERGSVIVNCYYSNTGNRKGWCRIGGSSGSCVGGDSGTLDGTSVTLHQTTDAPRGNALTVTMSGLKMENTGWYMCGVGDLMMPVHITVRRQTTTQSTTTMTTTQAPTTEQSSFSPAAEPVQTDNTVQGPEGGKEKDSMR